From one Streptomyces sp. Q6 genomic stretch:
- the rpsP gene encoding 30S ribosomal protein S16, producing the protein MAVKIKLKRLGKIRSPHYRIVVADSRTRRDGRAIEEIGLYHPVQNPSRIEVDSERAQYWLGVGAQPTEPVMAILKLTGDWQKHKGLPAPEPLKVAEPKKARPSFEALATADEPKGEAITQKKKAEKKDEAAEAASESTEA; encoded by the coding sequence GTGGCAGTCAAGATCAAGCTGAAGCGTCTGGGCAAGATCCGTTCGCCTCACTACCGCATCGTCGTCGCCGACTCCCGTACCCGCCGTGACGGCCGGGCCATCGAGGAGATCGGCCTGTACCACCCGGTGCAGAACCCGTCGCGCATCGAGGTCGACTCGGAGCGCGCGCAGTACTGGCTGGGTGTCGGCGCGCAGCCGACCGAGCCGGTCATGGCCATCCTGAAGCTCACCGGTGACTGGCAGAAGCACAAGGGTCTGCCCGCCCCGGAGCCGCTGAAGGTCGCCGAGCCGAAGAAGGCCCGCCCCTCGTTCGAGGCGCTGGCCACGGCCGACGAGCCCAAGGGTGAGGCCATCACCCAGAAGAAGAAGGCTGAGAAGAAGGACGAGGCCGCTGAGGCTGCGTCCGAGTCGACCGAGGCCTGA
- a CDS encoding RNA-binding protein: MLEEALEHLVKGIVDNPDDVQVASRNLRRGRVLEVRVHPDDLGKVIGRNGRTARALRTVVGAIGGRGVRVDLVDVDQVR, translated from the coding sequence ATGCTCGAGGAGGCTCTTGAGCACCTCGTGAAGGGCATTGTCGACAACCCCGACGATGTGCAGGTCGCCTCGCGCAACCTGCGCCGTGGGCGCGTTCTCGAGGTTCGGGTCCACCCCGACGACCTCGGCAAGGTGATCGGTCGCAACGGCCGCACCGCGCGCGCTCTGCGTACTGTCGTGGGCGCCATCGGCGGCCGCGGAGTCCGCGTCGACCTCGTCGACGTCGACCAGGTTCGCTGA